From the Tripterygium wilfordii isolate XIE 37 chromosome 6, ASM1340144v1, whole genome shotgun sequence genome, one window contains:
- the LOC119999361 gene encoding uncharacterized protein LOC119999361 — translation MKREGRQHGMVRTFRVLPDPLNPRPYSRLVNKLDCPPTAGSFTKVRPKPTNHSKFTGKCGKPRCTECHLHPATKSKEKTKGTQKVKSSDVVSNYRLKSWRAVNGRPGFNISGSSATRILDHLDSSDHYMDDEGHEDGFMAEEEEIDESARIDYDDDLGFGDVGVVLEQVEGDDDGGWCVVGEM, via the coding sequence ATGAAGAGGGAGGGACGCCAACATGGGATGGTTAGGACCTTTCGGGTCTTACCCGACCCATTGAATCCGAGACCCTACTCCAGATTAGTGAACAAGCTGGATTGTCCTCCAACAGCCGGGTCATTCACAAAGGTCCGACCCAAGCCCACCAACCACTCCAAGTTCACAGGCAAGTGTGGTAAGCCAAGGTGCACTGAATGTCATCTGCACCCAGCTACCAAGTCCAAGGAGAAGACCAAAGGCACCCAGAAGGTTAAGTCCAGTGATGTGGTCTCCAATTATCGGTTGAAGTCTTGGCGGGCGGTAAACGGGCGACCCGGCTTCAATATTTCTGGGTCTTCTGCCACTAGGATCCTGGATCATTTGGATAGTAGTGATCATTACATGGATGATGAAGGTCATGAGGATGGTTTCATGGCAGAAGAGGAAGAGATTGATGAATCAGCAAGgattgattatgatgatgatttgGGTTTTGGTGATGTGGGAGTTGTATTGGAGCAAGTTGAGGGAGATGATGATGGAGGTTGGTGTGTTGTGGGAGAAATGTGA
- the LOC120000943 gene encoding cystinosin homolog, with translation MASWNSTPLEVLYEIFGWLAFVSWSISFYPQVILNFRRRSVVGLNFDFVLLNLTKHSAYMIYNVCLYFSPVIQKQYYEKYGYGEMIPVAANDVAFSLHAVLLTAITLVQIAIFERGPQKISKISMAIVAAVWLFAGICFFIALPRHSWLWLISIFNSIQVFMTVIKYIPQAVMNFRRKSTDGFSIGNILLDFLGGMSSYGQMAMQSIDQNSWVNFYGNIGKTLLSLISIFFDLLFMCQHYILYPANKFQTTPKVSKDKVEPLIVPSEPLQSENV, from the exons ATGGCGTCGTGGAATTCAACGCCTCTGGAGGTCCTATACGAGATCTTTGGATGGCTCGCCTTCGTTTCATGGTCGATCAGTTTCTATCCCCAAGTCATACTCAACTTCCGCCGCAGAAG TGTGGTGGGGTTGAACTTCGATTTCGTGTTGTTGAATCTCACAAAGCACTCCGCCTATATGATATACAACGTTTGCCTCTACTTTAGCCCTGTTATCCAGAAGCAGTATTACGAGAAATACGGTTATGGAGag ATGATCCCTGTAGCTGCAAACGATGTTGCTTTTTCACTGCATGCTGTCCTGTTGACAGCAATCACTTTGGTCCAAATTGCAATTTTTGAG CGTGGACCTCAAAAGATTTCTAAAATATCTATGGCGATTGTCGCTGCTGTGTGGCTATTTGCTGGAATATGTTTTTTCATAGCTTTGCCTAGACATTCTTGGCTTTGGCTCATCTCGATCTTCAA TTCCATTCAAGTTTTTATGACAGTCATAAAGTATATCCCGCAG GCGGTAATGAACTTTAGACGAAAGAGCACGGATGGCTTCAGCATCGGAAACATTTTACTAGATTTTCTTGGAGGGATGTCAAGCTATGGACAGATGGCTATGCAGTCTATTGATCAAA ATTCATGGGTGAACTTCTATGGAAATATAGGGAAGACATTGCTCTCGCTG ATATCCATATTCTTCGACCTTCTGTTCATGTGTCAACATTATATCTTATACCctgcaaataaatttcaaacaACTCCCAAAGTCAGCAAGGATAAGGTAGAGCCTCTTATTGTGCCTTCTGAACCCCTGCAGTCAGAAAACGTTTAA